The following are from one region of the Harpia harpyja isolate bHarHar1 chromosome 4, bHarHar1 primary haplotype, whole genome shotgun sequence genome:
- the LAYN gene encoding layilin isoform X2 — protein MLAAAALCAATLGWAAGARLLSGQTVCRGGTQQPCYKIVYFHDASRRISYEEAHLACRADGGHLVSIETEAEQRLIEKFIESLLASDGDFWIGLRRKKEEVDNSAECQNLYSWSDGSSSKFWNWYVDEPSCGSEICVVMYHQPSAPPGVGGPYMFQWNDDRCNMKNNFICKYSLEKPMNAPIENSQRDVATEPLNPVFPEHHRKKDANLTVVEAKEPVQSLAYILIPSIPLLLLLMVITAIFWFWLFAKRRQEQLDASPKEEDAWLSNPRRNSPNLDIYKVIKKQSEADLAGTRPGAKNSSFRTQGDKVLDGLSRDYDDAAMNTSTSGFVTLAGTESGFVTNDIYELCGDRVGRSKESGWVENEIYGY, from the exons ATGCTTGCGGCCGCGGCCCTGTGCGCTGCCAcgctgggctgggctgcggggGCACGGCTGCTCAGCG GACAGACAGTTTGCCGGGGTGGAACACAGCAACCATGCtacaaaatagtttattttcatgATGCTTCACGCAGGATCAGCTATGAAGAAGCACACCTTGCCTGCAGAGCTGATGGCGGACATCTAGTCAGTATTGAAACAGAAGCAGAGCAAAGACTGATTGAAAAATTTATTGAGAGTCTCTTAGCTTCTGATGGAGATTTTTGGATAGGGCttaggaggaaaaaggaggaggtaGACAATAGTGCAGAGTGTCAGAACCTCTACTCCTGGTCAGATGGCAGCTCATCCAAGTTCTG GAACTGGTATGTCGATGAGCCATCCTGTGGGAGTGAAATCTGTGTTGTGATGTACCACCAGCCATCTGCCCCACCAGGTGTCGGAGGTCCTTACATGTTTCAATGGAATGATGACAGATGCAAcatgaaaaataacttcatttgcaAATATTCTCTTG agaagcCAATGAATGCTCCAATAGAGAATTCTCAAAGAG ATGTTGCAACAGAGCCCTTGAATCCAGTATTCCCAGAACACCACCGTAAGAAAGATGCTAATCTAACAGTTGTAGAAGCCAAAG AACCTGTTCAGAGTCTTGCCTACATCCTTATTCCCAGcattcctttgctgcttctcctgatGGTCATTACAGCCATCTTCTGGTTCTGGCTTTTTGCGAAGAG GAGACAGGAGCAACTAGATGCAAGCCCAAAGGAGGAAGATGCATGGCTGTCTAACCCCAGGAGGAACAGTCCAAATCTGGATATTTACAAAGTAATCAAGAAGCAATCAGAAGCAGATCTGGCTGGAACCAGGCCTGGCGCTAAGAATTCTTCCTTCCGTACACAGGGAGATAAAGTGCTTGACGGCCTCTCCAGGGATTATGATGATGCAGCAATGAATACATCAACAAGCGGCTTTGTGACATTGGCCGGTACTGAAAGTGGCTTTGTGACCAATGATATCTATGAGCTGTGTGGAGACCGTGTGGGGAGGAGCAAGGAatcaggctgggtggagaatgagATTTATGGGTACTAA
- the LAYN gene encoding layilin isoform X1: protein MLAAAALCAATLGWAAGARLLSAMDISLIRGQTVCRGGTQQPCYKIVYFHDASRRISYEEAHLACRADGGHLVSIETEAEQRLIEKFIESLLASDGDFWIGLRRKKEEVDNSAECQNLYSWSDGSSSKFWNWYVDEPSCGSEICVVMYHQPSAPPGVGGPYMFQWNDDRCNMKNNFICKYSLEKPMNAPIENSQRDVATEPLNPVFPEHHRKKDANLTVVEAKEPVQSLAYILIPSIPLLLLLMVITAIFWFWLFAKRRQEQLDASPKEEDAWLSNPRRNSPNLDIYKVIKKQSEADLAGTRPGAKNSSFRTQGDKVLDGLSRDYDDAAMNTSTSGFVTLAGTESGFVTNDIYELCGDRVGRSKESGWVENEIYGY from the exons ATGCTTGCGGCCGCGGCCCTGTGCGCTGCCAcgctgggctgggctgcggggGCACGGCTGCTCAGCG CAATGGACATATCCCTGATAAGAG GACAGACAGTTTGCCGGGGTGGAACACAGCAACCATGCtacaaaatagtttattttcatgATGCTTCACGCAGGATCAGCTATGAAGAAGCACACCTTGCCTGCAGAGCTGATGGCGGACATCTAGTCAGTATTGAAACAGAAGCAGAGCAAAGACTGATTGAAAAATTTATTGAGAGTCTCTTAGCTTCTGATGGAGATTTTTGGATAGGGCttaggaggaaaaaggaggaggtaGACAATAGTGCAGAGTGTCAGAACCTCTACTCCTGGTCAGATGGCAGCTCATCCAAGTTCTG GAACTGGTATGTCGATGAGCCATCCTGTGGGAGTGAAATCTGTGTTGTGATGTACCACCAGCCATCTGCCCCACCAGGTGTCGGAGGTCCTTACATGTTTCAATGGAATGATGACAGATGCAAcatgaaaaataacttcatttgcaAATATTCTCTTG agaagcCAATGAATGCTCCAATAGAGAATTCTCAAAGAG ATGTTGCAACAGAGCCCTTGAATCCAGTATTCCCAGAACACCACCGTAAGAAAGATGCTAATCTAACAGTTGTAGAAGCCAAAG AACCTGTTCAGAGTCTTGCCTACATCCTTATTCCCAGcattcctttgctgcttctcctgatGGTCATTACAGCCATCTTCTGGTTCTGGCTTTTTGCGAAGAG GAGACAGGAGCAACTAGATGCAAGCCCAAAGGAGGAAGATGCATGGCTGTCTAACCCCAGGAGGAACAGTCCAAATCTGGATATTTACAAAGTAATCAAGAAGCAATCAGAAGCAGATCTGGCTGGAACCAGGCCTGGCGCTAAGAATTCTTCCTTCCGTACACAGGGAGATAAAGTGCTTGACGGCCTCTCCAGGGATTATGATGATGCAGCAATGAATACATCAACAAGCGGCTTTGTGACATTGGCCGGTACTGAAAGTGGCTTTGTGACCAATGATATCTATGAGCTGTGTGGAGACCGTGTGGGGAGGAGCAAGGAatcaggctgggtggagaatgagATTTATGGGTACTAA
- the LAYN gene encoding layilin isoform X3, protein MLAAAALCAATLGWAAGARLLSAMDISLIRGQTVCRGGTQQPCYKIVYFHDASRRISYEEAHLACRADGGHLVSIETEAEQRLIEKFIESLLASDGDFWIGLRRKKEEVDNSAECQNLYSWSDGSSSKFWNWYVDEPSCGSEICVVMYHQPSAPPGVGGPYMFQWNDDRCNMKNNFICKYSLDVATEPLNPVFPEHHRKKDANLTVVEAKEPVQSLAYILIPSIPLLLLLMVITAIFWFWLFAKRRQEQLDASPKEEDAWLSNPRRNSPNLDIYKVIKKQSEADLAGTRPGAKNSSFRTQGDKVLDGLSRDYDDAAMNTSTSGFVTLAGTESGFVTNDIYELCGDRVGRSKESGWVENEIYGY, encoded by the exons ATGCTTGCGGCCGCGGCCCTGTGCGCTGCCAcgctgggctgggctgcggggGCACGGCTGCTCAGCG CAATGGACATATCCCTGATAAGAG GACAGACAGTTTGCCGGGGTGGAACACAGCAACCATGCtacaaaatagtttattttcatgATGCTTCACGCAGGATCAGCTATGAAGAAGCACACCTTGCCTGCAGAGCTGATGGCGGACATCTAGTCAGTATTGAAACAGAAGCAGAGCAAAGACTGATTGAAAAATTTATTGAGAGTCTCTTAGCTTCTGATGGAGATTTTTGGATAGGGCttaggaggaaaaaggaggaggtaGACAATAGTGCAGAGTGTCAGAACCTCTACTCCTGGTCAGATGGCAGCTCATCCAAGTTCTG GAACTGGTATGTCGATGAGCCATCCTGTGGGAGTGAAATCTGTGTTGTGATGTACCACCAGCCATCTGCCCCACCAGGTGTCGGAGGTCCTTACATGTTTCAATGGAATGATGACAGATGCAAcatgaaaaataacttcatttgcaAATATTCTCTTG ATGTTGCAACAGAGCCCTTGAATCCAGTATTCCCAGAACACCACCGTAAGAAAGATGCTAATCTAACAGTTGTAGAAGCCAAAG AACCTGTTCAGAGTCTTGCCTACATCCTTATTCCCAGcattcctttgctgcttctcctgatGGTCATTACAGCCATCTTCTGGTTCTGGCTTTTTGCGAAGAG GAGACAGGAGCAACTAGATGCAAGCCCAAAGGAGGAAGATGCATGGCTGTCTAACCCCAGGAGGAACAGTCCAAATCTGGATATTTACAAAGTAATCAAGAAGCAATCAGAAGCAGATCTGGCTGGAACCAGGCCTGGCGCTAAGAATTCTTCCTTCCGTACACAGGGAGATAAAGTGCTTGACGGCCTCTCCAGGGATTATGATGATGCAGCAATGAATACATCAACAAGCGGCTTTGTGACATTGGCCGGTACTGAAAGTGGCTTTGTGACCAATGATATCTATGAGCTGTGTGGAGACCGTGTGGGGAGGAGCAAGGAatcaggctgggtggagaatgagATTTATGGGTACTAA